TGGCGGCGGCCAAAGGGTATCGCGCCCTCTTGGTGATGCCGGACACGATGAGCCTGGAGCGTCGCAACCTCCTCCGGGCCTATGGTGCGGAACTGGTGCTGACGCCCGGCGCCGAGGGAATGCGCGGCGCGGTGAAAAAGGCGGAGGAAATCGTGCGGGAGCGGCCGAACCATTTCATGCCCCAGCAGTTCAAGAACCCGGCCAACGTGAAAATCCACCGGGAAACGACCGCCCGGGAGCTGCTGGAGCAGATGGACGGCCATTTTGACGCCTTTGTCGCCGGCGTCGGCACCGGGGGAACGATCACCGGAGTCGGACAAGTGATCAAGGAGAAGATCCCCGGGGTGCACCTGGTCGCCGTCGAACCGAGCGCTTCGCCGGTCCTTTCCGGAGGAAAGCCCGGACCCCACAAGATCCAGGGAATCGGGGCCGGTTTCGTGCCGGACATTCTGGACACGGAGATCTATGACGAAGTGATCACCGTCGACAACGAGGAAGCCTTCCAGTGGGCCCGCCGGATGGCCCGGGAGGAAGGAATTCTCGGCGGCATTTCCTCCGGCGCGGCGGTGGCCGCCGCGGCCAAAGTGGCCCGCCGCCTGGGCCAAGGGAAAAAGGTGGTGGCGGTGGTTCCCAGCAACGGGGAGCGCTACCTGTCGACGCCCCTGTACCAGTTTGAAGAAGAGGAATCCACCGCGCGGTAAGCGGCAAAGGGGAAGAAGCCGCCGGATGAATCCGGCGGCTTCCGTTTTTTCCGGAAAACCGGGGAAGAAGGAGGAGGCAGGCGCGAATTACTGCTCCGGCGTGACGATGATCTCGACGCGCCGGTTTTTTTGCCGCCCTTCAACGGTGTCATTGGAGGCGATGGGTTTTGTTTCTCCCCAGCCTTTGGTTTGGAATCGGATTTCCTGCTGGGTCAATTTCTCAAGGTGTTCTTTGACCACTTCGGCCCGCTCTTCAGACAGCTTCTGGTTATACGCCGCAGAGCCGATGCTGTCGGTATGGCCTTCGATTTGCACCTTCGAATTGGGGAAGTGGTTTAGGAACCGCGCGACCTCGTTCAGTGTCGTTTTGGCTTCATCCGTCAGCG
The window above is part of the Planifilum fulgidum genome. Proteins encoded here:
- the cysK gene encoding cysteine synthase A; this translates as MRVANNILELIGQTPVVKLNRIIGKTDADVYLKLEFFNPGGSVKDRIALSMIEEAEKQGLLKPGDTIVEPTSGNTGIGLAMVAAAKGYRALLVMPDTMSLERRNLLRAYGAELVLTPGAEGMRGAVKKAEEIVRERPNHFMPQQFKNPANVKIHRETTARELLEQMDGHFDAFVAGVGTGGTITGVGQVIKEKIPGVHLVAVEPSASPVLSGGKPGPHKIQGIGAGFVPDILDTEIYDEVITVDNEEAFQWARRMAREEGILGGISSGAAVAAAAKVARRLGQGKKVVAVVPSNGERYLSTPLYQFEEEESTAR